A window of Primulina tabacum isolate GXHZ01 chromosome 4, ASM2559414v2, whole genome shotgun sequence contains these coding sequences:
- the LOC142542246 gene encoding tetrapyrrole-binding protein, chloroplastic-like: MATNLFKSIYHHTSPCRRHFSTDSFPAAAAATTTNTNTNTNTNTNICFFLKPTATTVSLSRATTFPISSATYSTPATDHSTSHNISFDLLQQHLSSQNFQQADEETRRLIMVLAGESAQKRGYVFFSEVQFIPESDLKTIDELWKQYSDNKFGYSVQKKIWKKVNKDFTKFFIKVGWMKKLESSEVEQYNYRSFPAEFMWDMDENTVEGHLPLTNALRGTQLLKCILNHKAFEDDENEEEEEEEIPENQSSKPLGKTFKTSYSF, translated from the coding sequence ATGGCAACCAATCTTTTCAAGTCCATTTACCACCACACTTCTCCATGCCGCCGCCACTTCTCCACAGACTCCTTCCCCGCTGCCGCCGCCGCCACCACAACCAACACCAACACCAACACCAACACCAACACCAACATTTGTTTCTTCCTTAAGCCAACAGCCACCACTGTCTCCCTGTCACGCGCCACCACCTTTCCCATCTCCTCCGCCACCTATTCCACACCCGCCACCGACCACTCCACCTCCCACAATATCTCATTCGACCTCCTTCAACAACACCTCTCCAGCCAAAACTTCCAGCAAGCCGACGAGGAAACCCGCCGCCTGATTATGGTCCTCGCCGGAGAATCAGCGCAGAAGCGCGGCTACGTGTTCTTCTCCGAGGTGCAGTTCATCCCAGAGTCCGACCTCAAGACCATCGACGAGCTCTGGAAGCAGTATAGCGACAACAAATTCGGGTACAGCGTGCAGAAGAAGATATGGAAGAAAGTGAATAAAGACTTCACCAAGTTCTTCATCAAAGTGGGATGGATGAAGAAGCTCGAAAGCTCCGAAGTTGAACAGTACAATTACAGGTCGTTTCCTGCAGAATTCATGTGGGACATGGATGAAAACACGGTGGAGGGTCATCTGCCACTGACGAATGCGCTCAGAGGAACGCAGCTTCTGAAAtgtattctgaatcacaaagcaTTCGAAGACGATGAAAacgaggaagaagaagaagaagagataCCTGAAAATCAAAGCAGCAAGCCGTTGGGCAAAACATTTAAGACAAGCTACTCGTTTTAA
- the LOC142542248 gene encoding calcium-dependent protein kinase 24-like encodes MGTCMSLQANKSFSKRSKHGKSIPNAQENEKYSGKLVPLSHKMSRPIQVLKDPSGEDVFKRYKFGKELGRGEFGITYQCVDNENGENVACKKISKSKLRTEIDVEDVRREVEIMRHLPKHPNIVSYKDVYEDKEAIYLVMELCEGGELFDRIVTKGHYTERAAALVTKTILEVVKVCHEHGVIHRDLKPENFLYANEGENAAIKAIDFGLSTFFEPGQRFVEIVGSPYYMAPEVLRRNYGQEIDVWSAGVILYILLCGVPPFWAETEEGIAHAIVKGGLVFERDPWPKVSEDAKNLVKGMLEPNPYSRLTVEEVLENQWIQNADKVSNTPLGERVRTRIKQFSLMNKFKKRVLRVVADNLPDDQVHGIKQMFHMMDTDKNGNLNFQELKDGLNMIGQSVPDPDVQLLFDAADFDGNGSLNCEEFLALAVHMKRIGNDELLKQAFQFFDKNESGYIEYEELQQSLKDEHLGPTNDQVVQDIIFDADLDKDGRISFPEFKAMMTTGIDWRMASRQYSRAMFNALSMKLFKDQSFQFKP; translated from the exons ATGGGAACTTGCATGTCCCTCCAAGCAAACAAAAGCTTTTCCAAGAGATCCAAACATGGAAAATCAATCCCAAATGCCCAAGAAAACGAGAAATATAGCGGGAAACTGGTTCCCTTATCCCACAAGATGTCGCGCCCCATCCAAGTGTTGAAAGATCCTTCAGGGGAAGACGTATTCAAGAGATATAAATTCGGGAAAGAGCTCGGTAGGGGAGAGTTCGGGATAACTTATCAATGCGTGGACAATGAGAATGGGGAGAATGTAGCATGCAAGAAGATATCAAAGAGCAAGCTAAGAACAGAGATCGATGTCGAGGATGTAAGAAGAGAGGTGGAGATAATGAGACATTTGCCTAAACATCCGAATATAGTGAGTTATAAGGATGTGTACGAGGATAAAGAGGCTATTTATCTTGTGATGGAGTTGTGTGAAGGTGGGGAATTATTTGATAGGATTGTTACAAAGGGGCACTATACCGAGAGGGCTGCAGCTCTCGTCACCAAGACTATTCTTGAAGTTGTCAAG GTATGCCACGAACACGGAGTCATACACAGAGATCTTAAGCCTGAAAACTTTTTATATGCCAACGAAGGTGAAAACGCCGCAATCAAGGCTATTGATTTCGGACTTTCTACATTTTTTGAGCCAG GTCAACGGTTTGTTGAAATTGTTGGAAGCCCATATTACATGGCCCCTGAAGTACTTAGGCGCAACTATGGGCAGGAAATTGATGTCTGGAGTGCAGGTGTCATTCTTTACATCTTGTTATGTGGTGTCCCTCCATTTTGGGCAG AAACCGAAGAAGGGATTGCACATGCAATAGTGAAAGGTGGGTTAGTTTTTGAAAGGGATCCATGGCCAAAAGTTTCCGAAGATGCTAAGAATTTGGTGAAAGGGATGCTGGAGCCAAACCCCTACTCACGCCTCACGGTCGAAGAAGTCCTTG aaaaccaGTGGATACAAAATGCTGACAAGGTCTCAAATACTCCTTTGGGAGAACGTGTTAGAACAAGAATCAAGCAGTTCTCTTTgatgaataaattcaagaaaaggGTTCTCCGA GTTGTAGCAGACAACTTGCCTGATGACCAAGTACACGGGATCAAACAAATGTTTCATATGATGGACACGGACAAAAATGGAAACCTTAACTTTCAAGAACTGAAAGATGGTCTAAATATGATTGGACAATCTGTTCCTGATCCCGATGTACAGTTACTTTTCGACGCT GCTGATTTTGATGGGAACGGTTCTCTTAACTGTGAGGAATTTTTGGCACTAGCTGTTCATATGAAACGGATAGGTAACGACGAACTTCTCAAGCAAGCCTTTCAGTTCTTCGACAAGAATGAGAGTGGATACATTGAGTACGAGGAGTTGCAACAATCTTTGAAAGACGAGCATCTTGGCCCTACCAATGACCAAGTTGTGCAAGACATTATCTTTGATGCTGATTTAGACAAG GATGGGCGCATAAGTTTTCCAGAGTTCAAGGCTATGATGACAACAGGAATAGATTGGAGGATGGCTTCTCGGCAGTACTCTAGGGCTATGTTCAATGCACTAAGCATGAAACTCTTTAAGGACCAATCCTTCCAATTCAAACCCTGA
- the LOC142542247 gene encoding putative E3 ubiquitin-protein ligase ARI8 isoform X1 — protein sequence MESEDDMHDANDVASVEEEDDYYSGGEEDEEEDMEAEEDYNYSYDSGDEEDEIDDYEFITNDSDVVSRHSQKNYTILKEEDILLRQEEDITGISTVLSISREAACILLRRYNWSVNNVHEEWFTDEDRVRNAVGILEMPAVNLSNVKEVTCGICFENFSRDNLRSVACHHLFCDTCWKAYISTSINDGPGCLMLRCPDLSCVAAVGQDMIDELATDLDKEKYQRYLLRSYVEDSRKIKWCPAPGCDSAVEYVVGSGNYDVTCSCSYGFCWNCTEEAHRPVDCETVSKWILKNSAESENMNWILANSKPCPKCKRPIEKNQGCMHMTCTPPCKFEFCWLCLGAWSDHGERTGGFYACNRYEAAKQEGLYDDDEKRREMAKNSLERYTHYYERWASNQSSRQKALTDLQQMQSVHLEKLSEVQSQPESQMKFIIEAWQQIGECRRVLKWTYAYGYYLPENEHTKRRFFEYLQGDAEAGLERLHQCAEKELMNYINSEGPSNDFNDFRTKLAGLTSVTQNYFENLVRALENGLSDVDSQTLGNKTSSKNLSGSSSKAKGSRGKAASKTSTSTRNTDDSGNWACDQCSILNTRSATTCHKCHHSR from the exons ATGGAATCGGAGGACGATATGCACGATGCCAACGATGTGGCGTCGGTCGAGGAAGAAGACGATTATTACAGCGGCGGCGAAGAGGATGAGGAGGAAGACATGGAAGCTGAAGAAGATTATAACTACAGCTATGACTCTGGCGATGAAGaggatgaaattgatgattacGAATTTATTACCAATGACTCTGATGTTGTGTCCAGGCATTCACAG AAGAACTATACCATCTTAAAGGAGGAAGATATACTACTACGCCAAGAGGAAGATATTACCGGAATTTCTACCGTCCTTTCAATTTCAAGAGAAGCGGCTTGTATTCTCTTGCGTCGTTATAACTG GAGCGTGAATAATGTTCATGAAGAATGGTTTACGGATGAAGATAGAGTTCGTAATGCTGTTGGCATATTGGAGATGCCGGCGGTGAATCTTTCCAATGTTAAGGAA GTAACATGTGGGATCTGTTTTGAGAATTTCTCTCGTGACAATCTGCGCTCTGTCGCATGCCATCATCTTTTCTGTGACACATGCTGGAAAG CTTACATTAGCACATCCATCAATGATGGTCCCGGCTGCTTGATGCTGAGGTGTCCTGATCTATCTTGTGTTGCTGCTGTTGGGCAAGATATGATTGATGAGCTGGCAACTGATCTAGATAAGGAGAAGTATCAACGTTATCTTCTTAGATCTTATGTTGAGGACAGCCGCAAG ATCAAGTGGTGTCCTGCTCCTGGTTGTGATTCTGCTGTGGAATATGTTGTTGGTAGTGGAAACTATGATGTCACTTGCAGTTGTTCATATGGCTTCTGTTGGAAT TGTACAGAGGAAGCTCATCGGCCAGTGGACTGTGAAACCGTGTCAAAATGGATTCTGAAAAACAGTGCAGAGTCGGAGAACATGAATTG GATATTGGCCAACTCGAAACCTTGTCCCAAGTGCAAGCGTCCAATCGAAAAGAACCAAGGTTGTATGCACATGACTTGCACACCACCCTGCAAGTTTGAATTTTGCTG GTTGTGTCTTGGTGCATGGTCTGACCACGGTGAGAGAACAGGAGGTTTCTATGCTTGCAACCGTTATGAAGCAGCAAAGCAAGAGGGGTTG TACGATGATGATGAGAAGAGAAGAGAGATGGCGAAGAACTCTTTGGAAAGATACACTCATTATTACGAGCGGTGGGCTTCCAATCAATCG TCAAGACAAAAAGCTCTGACAGATCTACAGCAAATGCAATCTGTACAT CTTGAGAAGCTTAGCGAAGTACAATCACAACCTGAGTCACAAATGAAATTCATTATAGAAGCTTGGCAACAG ATAGGTGAATGTCGGAGGGTTCTAAAGTGGACCTACGCATACGGCTATTACTTACCTGAAAATGAGCATACTAAGAGACGTTTTTTTGAATATTTGCAAG GTGATGCAGAAGCTGGTCTGGAGAGGCTTCATCAATGTGCTGAGAAAGAGCTAATGAATTACATCAATTCAGAGGGGCCATCAAACGATTTTAATGATTTTCGTACAAAACTTGCCGGCCTGACAAG CGTGACACAAAATTACTTTGAAAACTTGGTTAGAGCATTAGAGAATGGTCTTTCAGATGTCGATTCACAGACACTAGGTAACAAGACAAGCTCAAAAAATTTATCAGGAAGCAGCAGCAAGGCAAAAGGGAGCAGGGGCAAGGCCGCCTCTAAAACAAGCACATCGACCAGGAACACTGATGATTCAGGTAATTGGGCATGTGATCAGTGTTCGATCTTGAACACACGATCTGCTACGACATGCCATAAGTGTCATCATAGCCGTTGA
- the LOC142542247 gene encoding putative E3 ubiquitin-protein ligase ARI8 isoform X2 gives MESEDDMHDANDVASVEEEDDYYSGGEEDEEEDMEAEEDYNYSYDSGDEEDEIDDYEFITNDSDVVSRHSQNYTILKEEDILLRQEEDITGISTVLSISREAACILLRRYNWSVNNVHEEWFTDEDRVRNAVGILEMPAVNLSNVKEVTCGICFENFSRDNLRSVACHHLFCDTCWKAYISTSINDGPGCLMLRCPDLSCVAAVGQDMIDELATDLDKEKYQRYLLRSYVEDSRKIKWCPAPGCDSAVEYVVGSGNYDVTCSCSYGFCWNCTEEAHRPVDCETVSKWILKNSAESENMNWILANSKPCPKCKRPIEKNQGCMHMTCTPPCKFEFCWLCLGAWSDHGERTGGFYACNRYEAAKQEGLYDDDEKRREMAKNSLERYTHYYERWASNQSSRQKALTDLQQMQSVHLEKLSEVQSQPESQMKFIIEAWQQIGECRRVLKWTYAYGYYLPENEHTKRRFFEYLQGDAEAGLERLHQCAEKELMNYINSEGPSNDFNDFRTKLAGLTSVTQNYFENLVRALENGLSDVDSQTLGNKTSSKNLSGSSSKAKGSRGKAASKTSTSTRNTDDSGNWACDQCSILNTRSATTCHKCHHSR, from the exons ATGGAATCGGAGGACGATATGCACGATGCCAACGATGTGGCGTCGGTCGAGGAAGAAGACGATTATTACAGCGGCGGCGAAGAGGATGAGGAGGAAGACATGGAAGCTGAAGAAGATTATAACTACAGCTATGACTCTGGCGATGAAGaggatgaaattgatgattacGAATTTATTACCAATGACTCTGATGTTGTGTCCAGGCATTCACAG AACTATACCATCTTAAAGGAGGAAGATATACTACTACGCCAAGAGGAAGATATTACCGGAATTTCTACCGTCCTTTCAATTTCAAGAGAAGCGGCTTGTATTCTCTTGCGTCGTTATAACTG GAGCGTGAATAATGTTCATGAAGAATGGTTTACGGATGAAGATAGAGTTCGTAATGCTGTTGGCATATTGGAGATGCCGGCGGTGAATCTTTCCAATGTTAAGGAA GTAACATGTGGGATCTGTTTTGAGAATTTCTCTCGTGACAATCTGCGCTCTGTCGCATGCCATCATCTTTTCTGTGACACATGCTGGAAAG CTTACATTAGCACATCCATCAATGATGGTCCCGGCTGCTTGATGCTGAGGTGTCCTGATCTATCTTGTGTTGCTGCTGTTGGGCAAGATATGATTGATGAGCTGGCAACTGATCTAGATAAGGAGAAGTATCAACGTTATCTTCTTAGATCTTATGTTGAGGACAGCCGCAAG ATCAAGTGGTGTCCTGCTCCTGGTTGTGATTCTGCTGTGGAATATGTTGTTGGTAGTGGAAACTATGATGTCACTTGCAGTTGTTCATATGGCTTCTGTTGGAAT TGTACAGAGGAAGCTCATCGGCCAGTGGACTGTGAAACCGTGTCAAAATGGATTCTGAAAAACAGTGCAGAGTCGGAGAACATGAATTG GATATTGGCCAACTCGAAACCTTGTCCCAAGTGCAAGCGTCCAATCGAAAAGAACCAAGGTTGTATGCACATGACTTGCACACCACCCTGCAAGTTTGAATTTTGCTG GTTGTGTCTTGGTGCATGGTCTGACCACGGTGAGAGAACAGGAGGTTTCTATGCTTGCAACCGTTATGAAGCAGCAAAGCAAGAGGGGTTG TACGATGATGATGAGAAGAGAAGAGAGATGGCGAAGAACTCTTTGGAAAGATACACTCATTATTACGAGCGGTGGGCTTCCAATCAATCG TCAAGACAAAAAGCTCTGACAGATCTACAGCAAATGCAATCTGTACAT CTTGAGAAGCTTAGCGAAGTACAATCACAACCTGAGTCACAAATGAAATTCATTATAGAAGCTTGGCAACAG ATAGGTGAATGTCGGAGGGTTCTAAAGTGGACCTACGCATACGGCTATTACTTACCTGAAAATGAGCATACTAAGAGACGTTTTTTTGAATATTTGCAAG GTGATGCAGAAGCTGGTCTGGAGAGGCTTCATCAATGTGCTGAGAAAGAGCTAATGAATTACATCAATTCAGAGGGGCCATCAAACGATTTTAATGATTTTCGTACAAAACTTGCCGGCCTGACAAG CGTGACACAAAATTACTTTGAAAACTTGGTTAGAGCATTAGAGAATGGTCTTTCAGATGTCGATTCACAGACACTAGGTAACAAGACAAGCTCAAAAAATTTATCAGGAAGCAGCAGCAAGGCAAAAGGGAGCAGGGGCAAGGCCGCCTCTAAAACAAGCACATCGACCAGGAACACTGATGATTCAGGTAATTGGGCATGTGATCAGTGTTCGATCTTGAACACACGATCTGCTACGACATGCCATAAGTGTCATCATAGCCGTTGA